The following are encoded in a window of Flavobacteriales bacterium genomic DNA:
- the panC gene encoding pantoate--beta-alanine ligase: protein MEILRNPALTAQWSADARRAGHQVGAVPTMGALHAGHLDLVRRALDQCGRVVVSIFVNPLQFNDPRDLAAYPRREAEDLALLRAAGCHAVFLPDAEALFAGHQPLTYDLGGLDQYWEGPSRPGHFQGVVNVVERLFHFMRPDAAFFGEKDRQQLAILAHVARSLRWPERIVPCPTVREPDGLAMSSRNMRLSPAERQQATVLYRALQTAAGAAFRESVEDSRAKALAVLATEPAVVLDHFGIAHPETLAPLSNWNGLDEAVALIAAFVGPVRLIDNVTLRR, encoded by the coding sequence GTGGAGATCCTGAGGAATCCAGCCCTTACGGCCCAGTGGTCGGCCGATGCCCGGCGGGCGGGCCACCAGGTGGGGGCAGTGCCCACCATGGGCGCCCTGCATGCGGGACACCTGGACCTGGTGCGACGGGCCTTGGACCAATGCGGCCGGGTGGTGGTCAGCATCTTCGTCAACCCCCTGCAATTCAACGACCCCCGCGACCTGGCGGCCTACCCCCGGCGCGAGGCCGAGGACCTGGCCCTGCTGCGTGCAGCGGGCTGCCATGCGGTCTTTCTACCGGACGCGGAGGCGCTCTTCGCCGGGCACCAGCCGCTGACCTACGACCTGGGCGGACTGGACCAGTACTGGGAAGGCCCTTCACGCCCCGGTCACTTCCAGGGCGTGGTGAATGTGGTGGAGCGGCTCTTCCACTTCATGCGGCCCGATGCGGCCTTCTTCGGCGAGAAGGACCGGCAGCAGCTGGCCATCCTGGCCCATGTGGCGCGCAGCCTGCGCTGGCCGGAGCGCATCGTGCCCTGCCCCACGGTGCGCGAGCCTGATGGCCTGGCCATGAGTTCGCGCAACATGCGCCTCTCCCCGGCGGAGCGCCAGCAGGCCACCGTGCTGTACCGGGCACTGCAGACCGCCGCAGGGGCCGCCTTTCGCGAAAGCGTGGAGGACTCCCGCGCCAAGGCCCTGGCCGTGCTGGCCACCGAACCGGCCGTGGTGCTGGACCATTTCGGCATCGCGCACCCGGAGACCTTGGCGCCACTTTCAAATTGGAATGGTCTGGATGAAGCCGTGGCTTTGATCGCGGCTTTCGTGGGGCCGGTGCGGTTGATCGACAATGTGACGCTGCGGCGGTAG
- a CDS encoding DUF4270 domain-containing protein, whose amino-acid sequence MRNASLISARPTRWAVFLLVPALLASACRKPEKDLGLDLLPGDPLGILVDTATLHAFTFQPEAIRTSGLTRNLLGSYLDPQFGHVNAGLVAQLRLSVNNVGAGQDNSGLVADSLVLALGFDAPVHVYGNLESQIFQVFEILDTLTVDSVYQTDKVPEFLPQDLAAERGGRLQPQPNKPVVIGGDSLQPQLRIRLNDALADRFIQAFGTPDLASNDAFLQFFRGVYVKVDNGNQLPFQQGVLYFNLIGPTSKATLYFRDLLSDAPDSTLTLDLPINQNSVRYTVASFDHAQALDQALPMALADTTAEAALTWVQALGGLRTAIRFPHLMEMAQPGRVLAKAELVVPVSGTFNPYLLPPTQLFIFRKDTAGTDLFLPDQVGGSEPIGGLYSTADREYRFNITRYIQQVLTGELPNDGVELVPASNGISANRAVLAGPANPVKPLRLRLTFTTY is encoded by the coding sequence GTGCGCAACGCATCCCTGATATCGGCACGGCCCACCCGTTGGGCCGTGTTCCTTTTGGTCCCGGCCCTGCTGGCCTCGGCCTGCCGCAAGCCCGAAAAGGACCTGGGGCTTGACCTGCTCCCCGGCGACCCCTTGGGGATCCTGGTGGATACGGCCACGCTGCATGCCTTCACCTTCCAGCCCGAAGCGATCCGCACCAGCGGACTCACACGCAATCTGCTGGGATCGTATCTGGACCCGCAATTCGGCCATGTGAACGCCGGCCTGGTGGCCCAATTGCGCCTGAGCGTGAACAACGTGGGCGCCGGGCAGGACAACAGCGGCCTGGTGGCCGACAGCCTGGTGCTGGCCCTGGGCTTTGATGCCCCGGTGCACGTGTATGGCAACCTCGAGTCGCAGATCTTCCAGGTCTTCGAGATCCTGGACACCCTCACGGTGGACTCGGTGTACCAGACCGACAAGGTGCCGGAGTTCCTGCCGCAGGATCTGGCCGCCGAACGTGGTGGGCGCCTGCAGCCCCAGCCGAACAAGCCGGTGGTGATCGGGGGCGATTCACTGCAGCCCCAATTGCGGATCCGGCTGAACGACGCGCTCGCGGACCGCTTCATCCAAGCCTTCGGCACACCCGACCTGGCCAGCAACGACGCCTTTCTGCAGTTCTTCCGCGGTGTGTATGTCAAAGTGGACAACGGGAACCAGCTGCCCTTCCAACAGGGTGTGCTCTACTTCAACCTGATCGGTCCCACTTCCAAGGCCACACTCTACTTCCGCGACCTGCTGAGCGATGCGCCCGACTCCACGCTCACGCTGGACCTGCCCATCAACCAGAACAGCGTGCGTTACACCGTGGCGAGTTTCGATCACGCCCAGGCCTTGGACCAGGCCCTGCCGATGGCGTTGGCGGACACCACCGCCGAAGCCGCGCTCACCTGGGTGCAGGCCCTGGGCGGCTTGCGCACCGCGATCCGTTTTCCCCATCTGATGGAGATGGCACAGCCGGGCCGCGTGCTGGCGAAAGCCGAATTGGTGGTGCCGGTGTCGGGCACCTTCAATCCCTATCTGCTGCCGCCCACCCAGCTGTTCATCTTCCGCAAGGACACGGCGGGCACCGACCTCTTCCTGCCCGATCAGGTGGGCGGCTCGGAACCCATCGGCGGGCTCTATTCCACCGCCGACCGGGAATACCGCTTCAACATCACACGTTACATCCAGCAGGTGCTCACGGGCGAATTGCCCAACGACGGTGTGGAGCTGGTGCCGGCCAGCAATGGCATCTCAGCGAACAGGGCCGTGCTCGCAGGCCCCGCCAACCCCGTGAAGCCCTTGCGCTTGCGGCTTACATTTACCACCTACTGA
- the glmS gene encoding glutamine--fructose-6-phosphate transaminase (isomerizing), with protein MCGIVAYLGDKDAYPILINGLRRLEYRGYDSAGVALLDGDDLRIHKCQGKVSDLEAHVNGLDLRGTVGIGHTRWATHGPPNDVNAHPHQGSSGDLALIHNGIIENYATIKEELLHRGHTFRSDTDTEVLTHLIDDIQRTEGVDLAEAVRQALDSVVGAYAIVVIDRKDPDTIVAARRSSPLVIGIGENGEHFVASDATPIVEHTKNVVYMEDGELAVIDRHQGLRLRNLRNQEKTPFIQELEMHLEALEKGGYDHFMLKEIHEQPRSIRDSMRGRLNLAKGEVVLGGIKDHEQRFVNAKRILIVGCGTSWHAGLVGEYLFEELARIPVEVEYASEFRYRNPVVGEDDIVIAISQSGETADTMAAIELAKSRGATIIGICNVVGSSIARVTHAGSYTHAGPEIGVASTKAFTAQVTVLTLMALMVGQRKGTLNTSQFHRLINELDSIPDKVQKVLGSEAQIKYIADIYKDATNALYLGRGYSFPVALEGALKLKEISYIHAEGYPAAEMKHGPIALIDEEMPVFVIATKGASYEKVVSNIQEVKARKGKVIAIVTEGDTVVRGMADHVIEIPETADALVPLLSVIPLQLISYHIAVMRGCNVDQPRNLAKSVTVE; from the coding sequence ATGTGCGGCATCGTGGCATACCTGGGCGACAAGGACGCCTACCCCATCCTGATCAATGGCCTGCGCCGCCTGGAGTACCGCGGCTACGACAGCGCCGGTGTGGCCCTGCTGGACGGTGATGATCTGCGCATCCACAAGTGTCAGGGCAAGGTGAGCGACCTGGAGGCCCATGTGAACGGCCTGGACCTGCGCGGCACCGTGGGCATCGGCCATACGCGCTGGGCCACGCACGGCCCGCCCAACGATGTGAACGCGCACCCCCACCAGGGTTCCAGCGGCGACCTGGCGTTGATCCACAACGGCATCATCGAGAACTACGCCACCATCAAGGAGGAGCTCCTGCATCGCGGCCACACCTTCCGCAGCGACACCGACACCGAGGTGCTCACGCACCTGATCGACGACATCCAGCGCACGGAGGGTGTGGACCTGGCCGAGGCCGTGCGCCAGGCCCTGGACAGCGTGGTAGGCGCCTACGCCATCGTGGTCATCGACCGCAAGGACCCCGACACCATCGTGGCAGCGCGGCGCAGCTCGCCCCTGGTGATCGGCATCGGAGAAAATGGCGAGCACTTCGTGGCCAGCGACGCCACCCCCATCGTGGAGCACACCAAGAACGTGGTGTACATGGAGGATGGCGAGCTCGCCGTGATCGACCGCCACCAGGGCCTGCGCCTGCGCAACCTGCGCAACCAGGAGAAGACCCCCTTCATCCAGGAATTGGAGATGCACCTGGAGGCGCTGGAGAAAGGCGGCTACGACCACTTCATGCTGAAGGAGATCCACGAGCAGCCGCGCAGCATCCGCGACAGCATGCGCGGCAGGCTCAACCTGGCCAAGGGCGAGGTGGTGCTCGGCGGCATCAAGGACCATGAGCAGCGCTTCGTGAACGCCAAGCGGATCCTCATCGTGGGTTGCGGTACCAGCTGGCATGCCGGCCTGGTGGGCGAATACCTCTTCGAGGAACTCGCGCGCATCCCGGTGGAAGTGGAGTACGCCAGCGAATTCCGCTACCGCAATCCCGTGGTCGGCGAGGACGATATCGTGATCGCCATCAGCCAGAGCGGCGAAACGGCCGACACCATGGCGGCGATCGAACTCGCCAAGAGCCGGGGCGCCACCATCATCGGCATCTGCAACGTGGTGGGCAGCAGCATCGCCCGTGTCACACACGCCGGCAGCTACACCCACGCCGGCCCCGAGATCGGCGTGGCCAGCACCAAGGCCTTCACCGCGCAGGTCACGGTGCTCACCCTCATGGCCCTGATGGTGGGCCAGCGCAAGGGCACGCTCAACACCAGCCAGTTCCACCGGCTCATCAACGAGTTGGACAGCATCCCCGACAAGGTGCAGAAGGTGCTGGGCAGCGAAGCGCAGATCAAGTACATCGCGGACATCTACAAGGACGCGACGAACGCGCTGTACCTGGGCCGTGGATACAGCTTCCCGGTGGCGCTGGAAGGCGCATTGAAACTGAAGGAGATCAGCTACATCCACGCCGAGGGCTACCCGGCCGCCGAGATGAAGCACGGCCCCATCGCCCTGATCGACGAGGAGATGCCCGTGTTCGTGATCGCCACCAAGGGCGCCAGCTACGAGAAGGTGGTGAGCAACATCCAGGAGGTGAAGGCGCGCAAGGGCAAGGTCATCGCCATCGTCACCGAGGGCGACACCGTGGTGCGCGGCATGGCCGACCACGTGATCGAGATCCCCGAAACGGCCGACGCGCTGGTGCCGCTGTTGAGCGTGATCCCTCTGCAGCTGATCAGCTACCACATCGCGGTGATGCGTGGCTGCAACGTGGACCAGCCGCGCAACCTGGCCAAGAGCGTCACGGTGGAGTGA
- a CDS encoding SprB repeat-containing protein produces MPPPGKISFLLIACAAAGLCAESAFAQPLNITLVRSNYNGYGVSCFGGTNGSIEAIVTGGTVPYTYLWSNQDTTAATSGLAAGYYRVTVTDADSTKRYAEITLSQPRALIVGLTPYTWPNGYNVSCHQCYNGSIQTGVQYGVPPYSYLWQDAVTTQHRTAIGAGNYQLVVTDHNGCQNQPGALFLSEPADNNWDKGGNAGTDPEVDYLGTSDPTDFVLKSNGTELVRLLAGGGIKLGLPSGILGLDDDGELRAFLTKPWCWPAGDTTVAPWYTCGNVIDNPNGIYFIGTVNNAPLPFRTNNLQRMVITSEGRVGIGTNPPAGAVDGYRLFVEDGIVTRDVLVKLGEWPDYVFDDGYRLMPLTELRAFIQEHKHLPGLPSATDLEVRGGVELGGMQRTLVRIVEEQALYILALKDEVGDLKHLMEEILKNR; encoded by the coding sequence ATCCCCCCCCCCGGCAAGATCTCTTTCCTGCTGATCGCCTGCGCGGCCGCAGGTCTTTGTGCTGAAAGCGCCTTCGCCCAACCGCTCAACATCACGCTCGTCCGCAGCAATTACAACGGCTATGGCGTCAGTTGCTTCGGGGGCACCAATGGTAGCATAGAAGCCATCGTCACCGGGGGAACAGTGCCCTACACCTATTTGTGGTCCAACCAGGACACCACCGCCGCCACCAGCGGCCTGGCAGCGGGTTACTACCGCGTAACGGTGACGGATGCGGACAGCACAAAGCGCTATGCGGAGATCACCCTCTCGCAGCCCAGGGCCCTCATTGTGGGATTGACGCCCTACACCTGGCCGAACGGCTACAACGTCAGCTGCCACCAATGCTACAACGGCAGCATCCAGACCGGTGTGCAGTATGGCGTGCCACCCTACAGCTACCTGTGGCAGGATGCCGTCACCACGCAGCACCGCACGGCCATCGGTGCAGGCAACTACCAATTGGTGGTGACGGACCACAATGGCTGCCAGAACCAACCCGGGGCGCTGTTCCTCTCGGAACCCGCCGACAACAACTGGGACAAGGGTGGCAATGCGGGCACGGATCCGGAGGTGGACTATCTGGGCACGTCGGATCCCACGGACTTCGTGCTGAAGAGCAACGGAACGGAACTCGTCCGCCTGCTTGCAGGAGGGGGTATCAAGCTGGGCCTGCCGTCCGGGATCCTCGGTCTGGACGATGACGGCGAGCTGCGCGCTTTCCTCACCAAGCCTTGGTGCTGGCCGGCCGGGGATACGACGGTGGCTCCTTGGTACACCTGCGGGAATGTCATCGACAACCCGAATGGCATCTACTTTATCGGCACGGTGAACAACGCTCCACTGCCTTTCCGCACCAACAACCTGCAACGCATGGTCATCACCAGCGAGGGGCGGGTGGGGATCGGCACCAACCCACCGGCTGGCGCAGTGGATGGTTACCGGCTCTTTGTGGAGGATGGCATCGTCACGCGGGATGTGCTGGTAAAGTTGGGTGAATGGCCGGACTATGTCTTCGATGACGGCTACCGTTTGATGCCCTTGACGGAACTGCGCGCTTTCATACAGGAGCACAAGCACCTGCCAGGTCTACCGTCTGCGACAGATCTTGAGGTTAGAGGCGGGGTGGAACTGGGTGGGATGCAGCGAACTCTGGTGAGGATCGTGGAGGAACAGGCACTGTACATCTTGGCATTGAAGGATGAGGTCGGGGATCTGAAGCATCTCATGGAGGAGATCCTCAAGAACCGCTAA
- a CDS encoding glycogen/starch synthase → MKNAKVLTVSQSIHPFLDGPEEMAQNARHLPQGILDQGNEIRVFMPKFGCINERRHQLHEVIRLSGMNLIINDTDHALLIKVASVPSARMQVYFIDNEEYFKRKSETHCGEGKFHADNDERALFFGRGVLETVRKLGWVPDIIHCHGWMTAFVPLYVRHYFADDPHFENAKLVYTAYDQKTEALDKDLVKKLTMEGFDKEVVKGLNKPSTDEMQKLAMALSDGVVRGNNKLNKTLETAIKGLEKPVLTTSSVADVQAHAEFYHSVLEEALV, encoded by the coding sequence TTGAAGAACGCGAAAGTCCTGACCGTCTCCCAATCCATCCACCCCTTCCTTGATGGACCCGAAGAGATGGCCCAGAACGCGCGCCACCTGCCGCAGGGCATCCTGGACCAAGGCAACGAGATCCGGGTGTTCATGCCCAAGTTCGGCTGCATCAATGAGCGCCGCCACCAGCTGCACGAGGTGATCCGCCTCAGCGGCATGAACCTGATCATCAACGACACGGACCACGCCCTGCTGATCAAGGTGGCCAGCGTGCCCAGCGCCCGCATGCAGGTGTACTTCATCGACAACGAGGAGTACTTCAAGCGCAAGAGCGAGACCCACTGCGGCGAAGGGAAGTTCCACGCCGACAACGACGAGCGCGCGCTCTTCTTCGGCCGCGGCGTGCTGGAGACCGTGCGCAAGCTGGGCTGGGTGCCCGACATCATCCACTGCCACGGCTGGATGACCGCCTTCGTGCCCCTGTATGTGCGCCACTACTTCGCCGACGACCCGCACTTCGAGAACGCCAAGCTGGTGTACACCGCGTACGACCAGAAGACCGAGGCCCTGGACAAGGACCTGGTGAAGAAGCTGACGATGGAAGGCTTCGACAAGGAGGTGGTGAAGGGCCTGAACAAGCCATCCACCGACGAGATGCAGAAGCTGGCCATGGCGCTGAGCGATGGCGTGGTGCGTGGCAACAACAAGTTGAACAAGACGCTGGAAACGGCGATCAAGGGGCTGGAGAAGCCCGTGCTCACCACCAGCAGCGTGGCCGATGTGCAGGCCCACGCGGAGTTCTACCACAGCGTATTGGAGGAGGCTTTGGTCTGA